One Arachis hypogaea cultivar Tifrunner chromosome 2, arahy.Tifrunner.gnm2.J5K5, whole genome shotgun sequence genomic window, tcttgaagagattttatatggataagtcgcatccattaagtactccaatgattgtaagatctttggatgtggaaaatgatcaatttcgtcctaaagaagagaatgaagatatccttggtcttgaagtatcatatcttagtgccatCGGAGCGCTAATGtgtcttgctaataatacacgacccaaTATATCATTTACTGTAAATTTACTagtaagatatagttcctctccaaccagaagacattggagtggaattaaacaaatctttcgatatcttcatggaacggttgatataggattattttatccctatggatccaagtcacaactagttggctatgcagatgctggatacttgtctgatccacacaaagggagatctcaaacaggatacttattcacatatggtggtacagctatatcttggaggtccacgaaacataCGATAatagcaacctcctctaatcatgccgaaatactagcgattcatgaagctagtcgcgagtgtttttgacTCAAGAgtctgatccaatatattctgtcatcatgtggactgattaatCATAAGATAACTCCaactgtttgaagataatacagcatgcattactcaacttaaaggcggatacatcaaaggtgataaaacaaagcatatttctcccaaattcttcttcactcatgatcttcaaaatcaagggacaattgatgtctaacagatccgctcaagtgacaatctggcagatttattcacaaagtcactcccaaaatcctcctttgaaagattggtacatcataTTGGGATGCGTCGATTTCGAGATGTTAAATGATATCGACAagaggggagactgtactcttttttccttggtcagattttttcccattggatttttcttgataaggtttttaatgagacagttcacatcacaaaggatattgtactctttttccttcactaaaattttttttcgttgagtttttctttagtaaggttttaacaaggcaataatcctaaatggtcatccaagagggagtgttgtgataagagtTAATGTGGATGACCATTGATTACATGGGCGGCTGATTTTTCCAAGCCAAATTGAACTTTAATGAAGTTTGAAAATAATGCCCACGTATGCCTATAAATAGAGAACCAAATATGAAGTAACGTACAAGTAATAAAACAATTTTCTCTCCTTTCTTACGTTACAAATAttcatctctctctcttttatttttgtgtgGTTTTAAACTACAATATTTATAATATCTATAAATTACTTATATTATAGTGAGATAAGAGcatatttatatttctctattttatatttatccttcttaattatttattttacaatagaaTGTACTTCTAGCATTAAAGACTGAAATATTAAaggattaattaatataatttgattgattgtataaaaagttttttttttcaaagttataTCTTTTTATTACTATAGGATCCTGTATTGGTTAGTTTTTCCAAGACTAAggtaactttttaaaattataaaaagagaaaataaaaatttaagattatggttatctaattatattataaattatacatataaattataaatatttttaaattaataaaataaataatgttcAAATTTACTATTTAAAACATTCTACACAcacgtaattttttttttttttggtgactacacGTAAATTTGATTGAATAAGAATATAAAACTCTTGTAATTTGTAAAATTaaactctccttttttttttaatacaaaatctAAGGCAATGCAAAAGCTCAACTGAGTTCCTTTGTGAAAAGACGCATATGCCCTTTAGCTTTGCGAAAGTGATGCACCATTTCCTCCCTCGCTCTGTTTAGTCGCTCCATGCTTCTCCCCACCAAGAAACGATGCCGTGTTATGCCCCTTCTTTCTGTCCCTACCTGGTAACTCCCCCGTCCACCTCCGTCCACCGCGGTTCCCGTCACCGGAGACCGACCAAACGCAACGTCACCATCCACTACCCAAAAATGTCCCTAAACAACAACGATAACACATCAAACCCTAACCCCTCTTCCTTGCTGACGTCGCTTACCAAACTCCTCTGGGGACAATCACTTCCGCCGGGCCTCCTAGTTTCCACCGCGCGTGCCACGTGGAATGCCACGTGGCGCCTCATGATGTCACAGCTCGCTCCCTCCGACCCCTCAGGCGGTTACGCCAGGCCGGCCTCCAAGTTCCGCTTACCACAGAAGAACATCTCAAGCCCAACGAGCCTGCACCTCTACGTGGCCCTTCCATGCCCGTGGGCCCACCGGACACTTATAGTCCGGGCCCTCAAGGGCCTTGAGGACGCCGTCCCGGTTTCCGTAGCATCCCCAGGCCAGGACGGGTCGTGGGAGTTCAAACAGGCCAATGGGCCGGGTTTAAGCCCGGGACTGGACAAGGCAAACAGGTGTAGAACGTTGAGGGAAGTTTATGGGATGAGAAAAGGTGGGTATGATGGGAGGGCCACGGTGCCTATGCTGTGGGACAAGGATTCGAAGGAGGTTTTGTGCAATGAGAGTTATGACATAATTGAATTTTTCAATTCCGGGTTGAACGGGTTGGCCCACAACTCGGGTTTGGATCTATCGCCTTCTGAGTTGAAGGGGAAGATTGAGGAATGGTATAGTGTGATATACCCAAATGTGAACAATGGTGTTTACAGGTAAAAAGCTACTATTATCATCATATAAAAATTGTACattttattgcactagtattttGTGTGTGATTTGAGTGATATTTATTTGCAATTGCAGGTGTGGATTTGCACAGACACAAGAAGCTTATGACAGAGCAGTGAATGAGTTGTTTGGAACATTAGACAAGCTGGAGGATCACTTGACCAGTTCCCGCTACTTATGTGGAGAAAAATTGACCCTTGTAGATATATGTCTGTTTACCACTCTAATTCGGTTTGATGTTGCATACAATGTTCTTTTTAAGTGTACCAAGAAGAAGTTATGTGAGTATCCAAATCTACATGCCTACATGCGTGACATTTATCAGGTATATACTAAAAAAAAGGGCTATGATTCTTGCATTGTGTAGTAAATTATTATGGTGAATACTAAGGCAGCATGTTCTTGCTAATGAACAGATGCCTAAGGTTGCAGAAACCTGCAATTTTTCAGAAATCATGGATGGTTATTACAAAATACTTTTCCCTCTAAATCCAGGGAGCATAAGACCAATCATGCCTTCCACTTCTGAGCATGAAATCCTTTGCAGACCTCATGGTAGGGAATCTCTATCAGCAGCTTTACCTGTCTTTGTTAAATAGTCAACCAGCTCCCATGCACAAAGGGTGTTTCTATTTGTAATATTATATGTGCAGCACAATTTTTGTTTTGAATGTATAGCATAGTTTCTGGTATTGTATTATTGTGTATTATTTATGTAGCTTAGTCCATTTGAGAAACTGCTTAATGTAACGCTTCCTCATGTACGTGTTAGTAACAAACCAAAATCCGATGTATAGTTCTCTTAGATGGTATTACTACTTataatattttctcttttcccatCCAATATCAAAATGGTGGCATTTGTAAATGATTGCGATAAATGTTCAATAATGTAAATTCATCATTCAAACATAGGCTGAAAAGCCcttctaataaagcagttaaacCGTAAAAGTGAAGCCTTCGTAAACATCTATTGATAatctttttaagatatttttttttccctttatgTTGATTCTCCAAAATAACCAATTTTATGTCAAATCCATTTCTTTCAGGTATCTATTGTTTGAGAACCAAACAAATCACTgataattttgaaaaaacaagTCATTGTCTATTTTTCATATATAGTCTTCAGAAAGCTATGCTAAAGCAACTAGTACCCAACAGACTCGCAAAGACCACCATTTCATAGAAGTGCCATGATGTTATAACCTTAACGAATCCAGATAGTGTTTCCATGACAACTCAATCAAACTGGTCCTTAAAtgccatttgttggagttgactctCCAAAATGACCAATTTGATGTCACAATTCAACATTAAAAACATTTACATGTATATGTATCTACTTCTGGAGGACCAAAATAGTGACACGTGAAATATCATAAAACTACACTTCCTTTTTGGTTTGGCTGCACCAGTATAGAAGGTTAGGTTTCATACAACTCATCGAGAGTTCACAAAAGGTTGGTTGTTCAAAGAGAACATCTTGCATTTGATGGTGAAGACCTCACTGACCCTGCATCacgaagataaaaaaattaattgctaATCTTGCAAATCACAATATCTAGAAACTATAAAAGAAAGCAAGACACATCAAATGTAagataacaatcaacaatcaaaagTGTAGCCATTAAAGAGCTCCACTAGTATTCTACCAACAACTTGCATCAAACTCATTGACATATGTCTAGTTACCCAACAAACAGTTTATGCACATTTTAGGAAATGGGTCTGCGTGAAGTCCTAAGAGGCTAAGATACTTCTAGCAAAAAAATTCACCAACATGCAAGGAAAATTCATAGTCTTCCTTCAAATATCAAAGCACTTGTCAGTTGAACTTAAGTACTCCTCTTTCAAGGTAGTAGCACAAATTATTACCTAATCACTGACTAACAGTTCACACATGTGGAAAGCTCTCAACATTTGCATCCCCAATTTTCCAGTGTGACCAATGTTTCTCAAGTACTTTGTTCCAAGAAATTAAATGAGTCCAGCACcagcaattaaacaaaggaaaagaaaataagaactcCAAAGTATATTAATTTTATCCCCTAAAAAATGGAAACATTAACCCAGATGtataaaaatgagatattttataaagctctaaaaatttaaattgcaaaTTCCATTTTTGTAAATGACCTGAGTTTTCCTAACAAGTTAATGGTCAAAATGGTCCCCAAAAGATTACACGTCTATCAATTTGGTTCTCGAAAGATCAGATACCACAAACTAGTCCCTGAAACTACAAATTGATTCAACTTTGATTCGTTGTTATCTTACAGAGACCAATTCCAGGCGTCAGATCTTTCAAGGACTACATTGAAGCACATATCATCTTTCATAGACCATTTCTTTCAAGGACTACATTGAAGCACATATCATCTTTCATAGACCATTTTGACTATTAATCCCTTTTTCTAACCATCAACCAGCAGAAGAGTGAGTAGAAACATAACATAAGGCTACAAGAGTAAGGATCAACCAAAACTAGCATTCATGGCTTCAAATAACCTTTTTTGAAGATCCATGACTTTCAACCAGTTATGATTTCATCTTAAATGATAGCATCAATTAAATTCATCGGAtgattgcataaaaaaaatataacccCAGACCAAGGAAGAGGATGATTATGCCATGTGTCATCAATTATCTGATGGAAGGATCAATTTGAAGAGTCTAATCTTTTGAGGACCAAATTGATGTAAATGTGATTTTTCAGATACCATTGACTATTAACCCTTTTCCTAACTAATAACCACCAATAGTTATTAGAACATACAGCATAAAGCATAATGCTACAAGAGTAGGGATCAGCTAAAACTAACATCCATGGCttcaaataacatttttaaagCAGATCCACAATTTTTCAACATTTATGATTGCATATTAAATGATAGCACCATTAAGATTCATcggatgattgcatcaaaaaaATATAACTTCAAACTAGGGAAGGGGACGCAAGTGAATTTCATAGTCATCAATGTAATTGAAACTATAAATACAAAACGTAAAACATATAAGCAAGCAAGGTTACAGAATCAGAATCAACAATATCCAGAGAACAAATTTTTGCACAATGCTCACAAATAACATATTGAAACTTACTATTTGAACGCTTCATATTCCTACAGAATTTACTTCCACATTTGCACTGGAACGGCTTGATAGGGTTATCATGGTCATCAAAGTCAATGCCATAGTCCTTCAAAAATACCATGAGAGGAAAAAAAATATTCCTATTTCTTatataattaattgaaaaaaaatgaagtgTGTAAAATAAACATTTACCAATACTGAATGCTCTGCCAACCCAAAATTACATAGCATGTTTTCAATACAATAGCCATAACAAATCATAGAAAGCTTCAACAATGAATATCAAATGATTTCAAACTTAGACTTCATAGCTACTTTTATTCCCTATAGAAGAGATTTATGATTAATAAGTGCCATAAAAAGTTGATGATGTTTATGCAACATGGGAGTTAGGACCATTCACCAAACACCAAAAGTACTCACCCAAGTGAGCTCTTCCTTTGCTGCTACTTTTCTGCAAGTGAACAAGGCAAACTGCACAAGTCGTCATATTAAACATGTGAGTAAGCAATTAGAGTTTGTCATGAAACAAAAGGTAATCAAACAGAAACTGGAACTTCAGGGGTTTCAGACTTCTCACATGATAGTAGTGATGCCCTGGGCCTTCAATTTCAACAGGGATCTCAACCAAGTTAGAATCATAACACCTGGATGAATGACATAAAATCAATGCAGAATCTATTAGATTCCCAGATTCTAAATATTATAAGTCAGATGCACTGCCTAGCCACTATATTTCATGAAAGTTCCCAGGGGTGTGTGGTTTgttttttcattttctgtttcgtttttagtattttctggattttgtaaatgaaaagaaaaaaaatagtaaaaacgaTAAAATTCTGTTTTCTACTTCCACCTCcagttttctcttttttcttcacaaaattatgaaaacagaaaacactggaaatagaattataaaatgaaaataaaaaacaaatgcaCAAAACTATATATAGCTTGCAGACAAAAGAATCAAACTTTGCTTATATGCATTTATTAATTTCTTGATCCCTATCCTTGGACAACTATTATTTATTATCCTGATCCTGCTTCAAGCTCTTGTATTTGGTACTTCTAACTAAACAGGACAAAACAATTTATTTCTCAATTATAACAATTAGAAGTGCATGTCCCATGAATTACCTCCAATTTAAAATATTGTTTATGTTCATATAAATACATATCAAATTCTATTACATTTTCAGTTCTAGCCCTACTGTCTACTTTTTGGTGGTCAATCAATTTTACCCTTATGATTTATACTCATCATCACCATCAggcatcaccatcaccatcatcatcatcttcaccaccaccatcatcatgaTCAATACTACCCCTCATCCCACCCCACAACCACAACCACTGCCACCCACAGCTGCcgccaccaccacaaccaccgTGAGCCACCCCTCACCCACAACCACAACTCAGCCACTATTCTACTCTAACAACCAACCCCTCACTTCAACCTACGACCACCACCCCATATTCCAATCACATTATTATGAAACTATAATATGGCACTTCAGAAATGTTACTtggaagagagattgaat contains:
- the LOC112740956 gene encoding uncharacterized protein; translated protein: MPCYAPSFCPYLVTPPSTSVHRGSRHRRPTKRNVTIHYPKMSLNNNDNTSNPNPSSLLTSLTKLLWGQSLPPGLLVSTARATWNATWRLMMSQLAPSDPSGGYARPASKFRLPQKNISSPTSLHLYVALPCPWAHRTLIVRALKGLEDAVPVSVASPGQDGSWEFKQANGPGLSPGLDKANRCRTLREVYGMRKGGYDGRATVPMLWDKDSKEVLCNESYDIIEFFNSGLNGLAHNSGLDLSPSELKGKIEEWYSVIYPNVNNGVYRCGFAQTQEAYDRAVNELFGTLDKLEDHLTSSRYLCGEKLTLVDICLFTTLIRFDVAYNVLFKCTKKKLCEYPNLHAYMRDIYQMPKVAETCNFSEIMDGYYKILFPLNPGSIRPIMPSTSEHEILCRPHGRESLSAALPVFVK